A region from the Bactrocera dorsalis isolate Fly_Bdor chromosome 1, ASM2337382v1, whole genome shotgun sequence genome encodes:
- the LOC105233957 gene encoding uncharacterized protein LOC105233957 isoform X2 — translation MPKKLTKGFQKGDIRPFLVEGEQVGLVKADVIKQLQRYPEIFCIRNCEFTKQGIVELNPAFRDYAERTKQVDIVLRDLRSKGIFSALQGWRDEYYEVKSEYRSLLKMDRSATPLFGVRKYGVDINGYVQHPTQGLCIWLQQRSNTKETWPGKWDNMVGGGLSVGYGIKETAIKEAAEEASIPSDLVKNLVSAGCVSFFFESEQGLFPNTEYVFDLELPLDFVPQNADGEVQAFELLPAKECVERVFTPDFKTTSCPVVIDFLIRHGYITPENEVHFTQIIELLHVPLQSLYTYKSVLEQKQKLKQQNQSQQQSHLANNIKTIENGHNNKDATINN, via the exons ATGCCGAAAAAACTGACCAAAG GTTTTCAAAAGGGAGACATACGTCCATTCCTGGTCGAAGGCGAACAAGTTGGTCTTGTCAAGGCCGATGTCATCAAGCAGCTGCAACGTTATCCCGAAATATTCTGCATACGCAATTGTGAATTTACCAAACAG GGTATAGTCGAGTTAAATCCTGCATTCCGTGACTATGCTGAACGCACAAAGCAAGTCGATATAGTATTACGTGATTTACGTTCTAAGGGCATTTTTTCCGCACTCCAAGGTTGGCGTGATGAG TATTATGAAGTGAAATCGGAGTATCGTAGCCTATTGAAAATGGATCGTTCGGCCACACCATTATTTGGTGTACGCAAATATGGTGTAGATATTAATGGTTATGTACAACATCCAACGCAGGGTCTTTGTATTTGGCTACAACAACGTTCTAACACCAAAGAGACATGGCCGGGTAAATGGGATAATATGGTTGGCGGCGGTTTATCGGTGGGCTATGGCATTAAAGAGACTGCTATTAAAGAGGCAGCTGAAGAGGCATCCATTCCAAGTGATCTGGTCAAAAATCTCGTTTCAGCCGGTTGTGTTTCATTCTTTTTCGAAAGTGAACAAGGTTTATTCCCAAATACCGAATATGTTTTCGATTTAGAGCTTCCATTGGATTTTGTACCACAAAATGCTGATGGTGAGGTGCAAGCTTTTGAGCTATTACCAGCCAAAGAGTGTGTGGAACGTGTATTTACACCGGATTTCAAGACAACCAGCTGTCCGGTGGTAATCGATTTTCTAATCAGACATGGCTATATAACGCCTGAAAATG AAGTTCATTTCACACAAATCATTGAGTTATTACATGTGCCACTACAGTCGCTCTACACGTACAAGTCCGTTTtggagcaaaaacaaaaactcaaacaaCAAAATCAATCGCAACAACAATCGCATCTTGCCAATAATATTAAAACCATTGAAAATGGACACAACAATAAAGATGCcacaataaacaattaa
- the LOC105233957 gene encoding uncharacterized protein LOC105233957 isoform X1: MASTDINVKLSRLYHLAQKFNNFYLTGFQKGDIRPFLVEGEQVGLVKADVIKQLQRYPEIFCIRNCEFTKQGIVELNPAFRDYAERTKQVDIVLRDLRSKGIFSALQGWRDEYYEVKSEYRSLLKMDRSATPLFGVRKYGVDINGYVQHPTQGLCIWLQQRSNTKETWPGKWDNMVGGGLSVGYGIKETAIKEAAEEASIPSDLVKNLVSAGCVSFFFESEQGLFPNTEYVFDLELPLDFVPQNADGEVQAFELLPAKECVERVFTPDFKTTSCPVVIDFLIRHGYITPENEVHFTQIIELLHVPLQSLYTYKSVLEQKQKLKQQNQSQQQSHLANNIKTIENGHNNKDATINN; the protein is encoded by the exons ATGGCTTCAACtgatataaatgtaaaattgtcCCGACTTTATCATTTGGCGCAGAAGTTTAACAATTTCTACTTAACAG GTTTTCAAAAGGGAGACATACGTCCATTCCTGGTCGAAGGCGAACAAGTTGGTCTTGTCAAGGCCGATGTCATCAAGCAGCTGCAACGTTATCCCGAAATATTCTGCATACGCAATTGTGAATTTACCAAACAG GGTATAGTCGAGTTAAATCCTGCATTCCGTGACTATGCTGAACGCACAAAGCAAGTCGATATAGTATTACGTGATTTACGTTCTAAGGGCATTTTTTCCGCACTCCAAGGTTGGCGTGATGAG TATTATGAAGTGAAATCGGAGTATCGTAGCCTATTGAAAATGGATCGTTCGGCCACACCATTATTTGGTGTACGCAAATATGGTGTAGATATTAATGGTTATGTACAACATCCAACGCAGGGTCTTTGTATTTGGCTACAACAACGTTCTAACACCAAAGAGACATGGCCGGGTAAATGGGATAATATGGTTGGCGGCGGTTTATCGGTGGGCTATGGCATTAAAGAGACTGCTATTAAAGAGGCAGCTGAAGAGGCATCCATTCCAAGTGATCTGGTCAAAAATCTCGTTTCAGCCGGTTGTGTTTCATTCTTTTTCGAAAGTGAACAAGGTTTATTCCCAAATACCGAATATGTTTTCGATTTAGAGCTTCCATTGGATTTTGTACCACAAAATGCTGATGGTGAGGTGCAAGCTTTTGAGCTATTACCAGCCAAAGAGTGTGTGGAACGTGTATTTACACCGGATTTCAAGACAACCAGCTGTCCGGTGGTAATCGATTTTCTAATCAGACATGGCTATATAACGCCTGAAAATG AAGTTCATTTCACACAAATCATTGAGTTATTACATGTGCCACTACAGTCGCTCTACACGTACAAGTCCGTTTtggagcaaaaacaaaaactcaaacaaCAAAATCAATCGCAACAACAATCGCATCTTGCCAATAATATTAAAACCATTGAAAATGGACACAACAATAAAGATGCcacaataaacaattaa
- the LOC105233958 gene encoding mitochondrial import inner membrane translocase subunit Tim23: protein MSEDYLSQPISLGSSSSADEARPNRSSATTSTFGTPVSPYLNYNPRILQQAQPEFIFPEGANKQRGRFELAFSQIGSSVIVGAGIGGVVGYYNGMKTTAALQQTGKLRRTQLLNHVLKQGSGTANTLGTLAVMYSAFGVLLQNVRGEDDDINTVISGTATGLLYKSTAGLRKCAIGGGVGLGVSAAYCLLQLMRANSNGSGLKFL from the exons ATGAGTGAAGACTATTTGAGTCAACCAATCTCGCTGGGGTCGTCATCATCAG CGGATGAGGCACGTCCCAATCGTTCGAGTGCAACAACCAGCACATTTGGTACACCCGTTTCGCCGTATTTGAATTATAACCCGCGTATATTGCAACAAGCACAGCCAGAATTTATTTTCCCGGAAGGTGCTAATAAGCAGCGCGGACGTTTCGAATTGGCTTTCTCACAAATTGGAAGTTCCGTAATAGTGGGTGCAGGGATAGGCGGTGTAGTTGGCTATTATAATGGTATGAAAACAACGGCGGCATTACAACAAACAGGCAAACTGAGGCGAACACA attacTTAATCATGTGTTGAAACAAGGCTCTGGCACCGCCAACACTCTGGGAACACTTGCCGTCATGTATTCAGCGTTCGGTGTACTTCTGCAAAATGTTCGAGGAGAAGACGACGATATCAACACAGTTATTTCCGGCACAGCAACTGGACTGTTATACAAATCTACAG CTGGCCTTCGAAAATGTGCAATAGGAGGTGGTGTGGGTCTAGGTGTATCAGCTGCGTATTGTCTGCTCCAATTGATGCGTGCAAACTCAAATGGGTCTGGTTTAAAATTTCTGTAA